In Streptomyces sp. NBC_01231, the sequence CGCAGTTGATGCCGACCATGGCCTCGCCGAGGTTGCGGGACGCTTCCGCGATGATCTTCGGGTCGTCGTAGAAGGTGGTCGCCTTGACGATGGCGGCGGCGCGCTTGGCCGGGTCGCCGGACTTGAAGATGCCGGAGCCGACGAACACGCCCTCGGCACCGAGCTGGCGCATGAGCGCGGCGTCGGCCGGGGTGGCGACGCCACCGGCGGAGAACAGCACGACCGGGAGCTTGCCGAGCTGGGCGACCTCCTTGACGATCTCGTACGGGGCGCGCAGGTCCTTGGCGGCGGCGTACAGCTCGTTGTTGTCGTAGCCGCGCAGGCGGGCGATCTCGTTCTTGATCTGGCGCAGGTGGCGGACGGCCTCGACGACGTTGCCGGTGCCGGCCTCGCCCTTGGAGCGGATCATCGCGGCGCCCTCGGCGATGCGGCGCAGGGCCTCGCCCAGGTTGGTGGCACCACAGACGAAGGGGGTGGTGAACGCCCACTTGTCGGAGTGGTTGACCTCGTCGGCCGGGGTCAGGACCTCGGACTCGTCGATGTAGTCGACGCCGAGGGACTGAAGGACCTGGGCCTCGACGAAGTGGCCGATGCGGGACTTGGCCATGACCGGGATGGAGACGGCCTCGATGATCCCCTCGATCATGTCCGGGTCGGACATACGGGCGACTCCGCCGTCCTTGCGGATGTCGGCGGGGACGCGCTCCAGGGCCATGACGGCGACGGCGCCCGCGTCCTCGGCGATCTTCGCCTGCTCCGGCGTGACGACGTCCATGATCACGCCACCCTTGAGCTGCTCGGCCATGCCGCGCTTCACGCGCGCGGTGCCGGTCTCGGGAGACTGGTTGTCGGAAAGCGTGGTGGACACGGGTGACCTCACTCGGTGAAAGAGGGTGAATGCAGCACCGAGGAAACGTGAGAGGACCAGGCCACATCAAGGGCCAATGGGAAGGCGGTGGATCGTTTTCCGGCCGGATGGCCCGCCTCAGTGGCCTAGGAAGGCCGATCGGCCAGCGCCGCGGGCGACTCGTCGTCCATCTCGAACGCCATCGGGAACGGCGCGTGTCCCGCCAGCCGGAACCAGCGCACCTTGCGGTGCCGGCGCAGGGCCCGGGCCGCGCGTACGGAGTCGTTGTGGAAGCGCCGGGCCATCGGCACGCGGCGTACCGCCTCGGTCAGTTCCCGGGCGGCCTCCTCTCCCCCTGGCGCCTCACGCACCGCCTCCACCTGCGGTGTCTCGGCGAACACGGCCCGCAGGGCCTGGCTGAGCTCGCTCTCGGCGACCTCCCGCGCTTCTTCCTCGGCCTGCCGGGCGGCGTGGGCCGCCTCGTACAGGACGATCGACGCGGCCGGATCGAGCACTCCGGAGGTGGCCAGTTCCTGGGTCACCGAGGCGCGGCGCAGCAACTGGGCGTCCAGCGCGGCGCGCGACGCGTCGATCCGGGCATGCAGCCGGTCGAGGCGGCCCGCGGTCCAGCTCAGATACAGCCCGATGGCGAACAGGGCTACCGCGATCCAGATGAGTGTCGACGTCACGGGCCGCAAGGCTACCCGTGCCCGGCGGAACCTCGCGCGGAGCCGGGGGCCGGCATCGACCTACCGGACTCCGCACCCCTCGCCACCGGTGTCCGGCCCGTCGGCGCGGCCCCCGCGCCTGAGCCCTGCCGCAGTCCCGTACCGGCCCCGCCTCAGTCCCGCCGTAATCCCGTCGCGACCACTGCCGACACTCCAGCGCTCATACCGCTGAGGGCCGCTGTCCGCTCGGTCGCGGCGACGGCCCAGCTCGCCGGCCCCGCCTCAGTCCCGCGCCAGCCCGAGTCGCGCCCGCAGGCCGGTGCCCCGCTCGTCGTCCTCCGCGGCGACCGCGGCCGCCCCGGCCGTCACCGTCTCGTACACGGAGAGGATGTCCGCACCGACCGTCGACCAGTCGAACCGCCGCACGTGCGCGCTCCCCCGCTCGCGCAGCTCGGACCGTCGCTCCGGGTCACCGAGGAGTCGCACGGCGGCCCGGGCGAGCGCGTCCGCGTCCTCGTTGGCGAACAGTTCGCCCGCCGCGCCCTGGTCCAGCACCTGGGCGAAGGCGTCCAGGTCGGAGGCGAGCACCGGGGCGCCCGCCGACATCGCCTCGACCAGGATGATGCCGAAGCTCTCGCCGCCGGTGTTGGGAGCGACGTACACGTCGACACTGCGCAGGAAGCGGGCCTTGTCCTCGTCGCTGACCATGCCGAGGAACTCCACGCGCGAGCGGAGTTCGACGGGCAGCGACCTGACCGCCTCCTCCTCGTCGCCGCGCCCGGCGACCAGCAGCCGGCTCCGCGGGCGCTCGGCGAGGATCTGCGGCAGGGCCTTCATCAGTACCGGCAGGCCCTTGCGGGGCTCGTCGATGCGGCCCATGAAGCCGATCGTGTCGCCCTGCCATTCGGCCTTGGGCTCGGCCTTGGCGAAGTAGTCGACGTCGACGCCGTTGGGGATCACCACCGCGTCGCCGCCGAGATGCTCGACCAGCGTGCGGCGGGCGTACTCGCTCACCGCGATCCGTGCGCTGATCTTCTCCAGCGCGGCCTGCAGGATCGAGTACGCGGCGATCATCGCCCGGGAGCGGGGGTTGGAGGTGTGGAAGGTGGCGACGATCGGGCCCTGCGCGGCCCAGCAGGCCAGCAGGCCGAGCGAGGGCGAGGTGGGCTCGTGGATGTGGATGACGTCGAACCGGCCGTCGTGCAGCCAGCGCCGCACCCGGGCCGCCGACAGGAAACCGAAGTTCAGCCGGGCCACCGAGCCGTTGTACGGCACCGGAACCGCGCGGCCGGCCGAGACGACGTACGGCGGCAGCGGGGTGTCGTCGTCGGCCGGTGCGAGGACGGACACCTCGTGGCCGAGACGGATGAAGTACTCGGCGAGATCGCGGATGTGGAACTGGACGCCACCCGGCACGTCCCAGGAGTACGGACAGACGATGCCGATTCTCACAGGGTCCCCTTCTCGGGAGCCGAGGGACCGGCGGCGGAATCCGCGCCGGGACCGGCGACCGGATCGTCAGCGGGACCGGTCGGGCGCCCGTCCGTGGGAGCCTTCGTGGGGTCGAGATCAGCGAGCCACAGTCGCTGGAGCATGTGCCAGTCCTCCGGATGGTCGGCGATCCCTTCGGCGAAGGCGTCGGCCAGCGCCTGTGCCATGACAGACGTCTTCTTCGCCCGGGTGCCTGTCCCGGGCACCTCGATCGGGGGATACACCCGGCCCCGCATGACCGGAGAGTCGTCGTACCAGAGCGTCACCGGCAGCAGCAGCGCGCCGGTCTGCTGGGCGAGCAGCGCCGGGCCCGCCGGAATCCGGGTGGTCTCGCCGAAGAACTCGACCTCCACGCCGGAGGACGAGAGGTCCCTTTCGGCGACCAGGCAGACCAGGCCGCCCTCCCGCAGCCGCCGGGCCAGCATGCCGAAGGCGGTGCCGCCGCTGTGCGGCAGGACCTCCATGCCGAGGCCCTCGCGATAGGCGACGAAACGGTCGTACAGCGTCTCCGGCTTGAGGCGTTCGGCCACGGTGGTGAAGGGGGTCCCGAGCTTGGTGGTGACCCAGGCGCCGGCGAGGTCCCAGTTGGCCATGTGCGGCAGCGCGAGGATGACGCCCCTGCCGGACGCGAGTCCGTCGGTGAGGTGGTGCACGTCCTTGGGGTCGAAGCCGCCCTTGACGCGCTCGGCGTTCCAGGCGGGCAGCCGGAAGGACTCCATCCAGTAACGCAGGTACGAGCGCATGCCCGCACGGGACAGTTCGGCCAGGCGCTCGGGGCTCGCGTCGGGCACCACGCGCGCGTAGTTGCTCTCCAAGCGCTGTACGCCCTTGCCGCGCCGCTTCCAGGCCAGGTCGGCGATGCTTCGGCCCAGGCGCACGGCGACCGGCTCGGGGAGCTTCTTGACCACTCCCCAGCCGAGGCCGTACAGCGCGTCGGTGACCCGCTCCTGGGCGCTCACTTCGCTGCCTCGCTCCCCTGCGTCTCCTGCTTCTTCCGCGTCTCCTGCTTTTTCTGCTTCTCCTGCGTCCCCTGCTCCTGGGCGGCCGCCTCCTCCGCCTCGGCGGACTCCCGGCGGACCGTGACGACCCGCTGGATCAGCGTGACCAGGCTGCCGACGGCGACGATCCACAGGGCGACGGGCAGCAGGTACTGGATGCCGGGCACACCGAACGTGTGCATGCCCGCGAGACCGGCCGCGACCAGGGAGATCACCAGCCGCTCGGCCCGCTCGACGAGCCCGTTCACGGCGACCGGCAGGCCGATGGACTCGCCGCGCGCCTTGGTGTACGACACCACCTGGCCGCTCGCCAGGCAGAAGATCGAGACCGCGCACAGGACGTTGTCGTCGCCACCTCCCGCGTACCAGAGGGCGAAGCCGCCGAAGATCGCGCTGTCGGCGACCCGGTCGAGCGTGGAGTCCAGGAAGGCGCCCCAGCGGCTGGAGCGGC encodes:
- the pdxS gene encoding pyridoxal 5'-phosphate synthase lyase subunit PdxS, whose translation is MSTTLSDNQSPETGTARVKRGMAEQLKGGVIMDVVTPEQAKIAEDAGAVAVMALERVPADIRKDGGVARMSDPDMIEGIIEAVSIPVMAKSRIGHFVEAQVLQSLGVDYIDESEVLTPADEVNHSDKWAFTTPFVCGATNLGEALRRIAEGAAMIRSKGEAGTGNVVEAVRHLRQIKNEIARLRGYDNNELYAAAKDLRAPYEIVKEVAQLGKLPVVLFSAGGVATPADAALMRQLGAEGVFVGSGIFKSGDPAKRAAAIVKATTFYDDPKIIAEASRNLGEAMVGINCDTLPESERYANRGW
- a CDS encoding glycosyltransferase family 4 protein, with translation MRIGIVCPYSWDVPGGVQFHIRDLAEYFIRLGHEVSVLAPADDDTPLPPYVVSAGRAVPVPYNGSVARLNFGFLSAARVRRWLHDGRFDVIHIHEPTSPSLGLLACWAAQGPIVATFHTSNPRSRAMIAAYSILQAALEKISARIAVSEYARRTLVEHLGGDAVVIPNGVDVDYFAKAEPKAEWQGDTIGFMGRIDEPRKGLPVLMKALPQILAERPRSRLLVAGRGDEEEAVRSLPVELRSRVEFLGMVSDEDKARFLRSVDVYVAPNTGGESFGIILVEAMSAGAPVLASDLDAFAQVLDQGAAGELFANEDADALARAAVRLLGDPERRSELRERGSAHVRRFDWSTVGADILSVYETVTAGAAAVAAEDDERGTGLRARLGLARD
- a CDS encoding phosphatidylinositol mannoside acyltransferase, coding for MSAQERVTDALYGLGWGVVKKLPEPVAVRLGRSIADLAWKRRGKGVQRLESNYARVVPDASPERLAELSRAGMRSYLRYWMESFRLPAWNAERVKGGFDPKDVHHLTDGLASGRGVILALPHMANWDLAGAWVTTKLGTPFTTVAERLKPETLYDRFVAYREGLGMEVLPHSGGTAFGMLARRLREGGLVCLVAERDLSSSGVEVEFFGETTRIPAGPALLAQQTGALLLPVTLWYDDSPVMRGRVYPPIEVPGTGTRAKKTSVMAQALADAFAEGIADHPEDWHMLQRLWLADLDPTKAPTDGRPTGPADDPVAGPGADSAAGPSAPEKGTL
- a CDS encoding CDP-alcohol phosphatidyltransferase family protein; this translates as MGQPVASRGRSATPTVGKAMLNKYARAFFTRVLTPFAAFLIRRGVSPDTVTLLGTAGVVAGALVFYPRGELFWGTIVITLFVFSDLVDGNMARQLGRSSRWGAFLDSTLDRVADSAIFGGFALWYAGGGDDNVLCAVSIFCLASGQVVSYTKARGESIGLPVAVNGLVERAERLVISLVAAGLAGMHTFGVPGIQYLLPVALWIVAVGSLVTLIQRVVTVRRESAEAEEAAAQEQGTQEKQKKQETRKKQETQGSEAAK